One segment of Deinococcus sp. Leaf326 DNA contains the following:
- the trpD gene encoding anthranilate phosphoribosyltransferase, whose product MIHARLMAGEILSQEDAAAFMRDVMSGELSGVRLAAALAALRVRGETPGEIAGFAQAMRENAVQVRVQPRDVLLDVVGTGGDGAHTFNISTTTAFVLAGAGVPVAKHGNRAASSRSGSADVLEALGVNLDAPPEVVVDAIDTLGVGFMFARNYHPALRHAAAVRSDLAARTVFNILGPLSNPAGATHLVVGVFSPALTRVMAEVLRLLGAKGATVVNGDGLDEFTVSGVNTVSGLRDGVVVDRTLHPEEVGVGLHPKEAIVGGTPAENAGITRALLTGGGTPAQRDIVALNAGAGLRTAGRVGSIREGVEQAREVMGAGAGWDALQRYAAFTQRGRR is encoded by the coding sequence ATGATCCACGCCCGACTGATGGCCGGTGAAATTCTCTCGCAGGAGGACGCGGCGGCATTCATGCGCGACGTGATGTCGGGCGAACTGAGCGGCGTGCGCCTCGCGGCGGCGCTGGCGGCCCTGCGGGTGCGCGGCGAGACGCCGGGCGAGATCGCGGGGTTCGCCCAGGCCATGCGCGAGAACGCCGTGCAGGTGCGGGTGCAGCCCCGCGACGTGCTGCTGGACGTGGTGGGCACCGGGGGTGACGGCGCGCACACCTTCAACATCAGCACGACGACCGCCTTCGTGCTGGCCGGCGCCGGGGTGCCGGTCGCCAAGCACGGCAACCGCGCCGCGAGCAGCCGCTCAGGCAGCGCCGACGTCCTCGAAGCCCTGGGCGTGAATCTCGACGCACCGCCAGAAGTCGTGGTGGATGCGATCGACACCCTGGGTGTGGGCTTCATGTTCGCGCGCAACTACCACCCGGCCCTGCGGCACGCGGCGGCGGTGCGGTCGGACCTCGCGGCCCGTACCGTGTTCAACATCCTGGGGCCGCTCTCCAACCCGGCCGGGGCGACACACCTGGTCGTCGGGGTGTTCAGCCCAGCCCTCACGCGCGTCATGGCCGAGGTGTTGCGGCTGCTGGGCGCCAAGGGCGCGACCGTGGTCAACGGCGACGGTCTCGACGAGTTCACGGTGAGCGGCGTGAACACTGTCTCGGGCCTGCGCGACGGCGTGGTCGTGGACCGCACCCTGCACCCCGAGGAGGTCGGCGTGGGCCTGCATCCCAAAGAGGCCATCGTGGGCGGCACACCCGCTGAGAATGCCGGGATTACCCGCGCCCTGCTCACGGGCGGCGGCACCCCCGCGCAGCGCGACATCGTGGCCCTGAACGCCGGGGCGGGCCTGCGCACCGCCGGGCGCGTGGGCAGCATCCGCGAGGGCGTCGAGCAGGCCCGCGAGGTCATGGGGGCGGGCGCGGGCTGGGACGCTCTGCAACGCTACGCGGCCTTCACGCAGCGCGGCCGGCGGTAG
- the trpE gene encoding anthranilate synthase component I, with translation MTHPEPAAPAQLPQAIAVRELNADLDTPVTAYLKVAQGEDVSFLLESVEAGEKLGRYSFIGVGAQGRFVYRAGEARSSGVFGDFAGPEADPLARLYAVTNRRVPLPPGLPAFVGGAVGYASYDIVRAYEKLPDANPDELDVPDALFIAPRGMVVYDHLKHRLIAVATAATQQSADIEVEALSARLRGPLPGDVPGRTPTAAPQFSSNHTPEAYMDVVRRGLEYIRAGDIFQFVPSQRFSADLGDLHPFALYRALRRVNPSPYLGYLQLGDAQEGGVTLVASSPESLLRSDGHTVITKPIAGTRPRGATQEADDALAAELLADEKERAEHLMLVDLGRNDLGRVSRFGSVRVENAFSIERYSHVMHIVSGVTGELREGQTPLHALASVLPMGTVSGAPKIRAMEIIDEMEPVRRGPYGGSFGYIAFDGSMDMALTLRTMVIARGRVHIQAGAGVVADSDPAAEEQETRSKAAALMRAVELAAGGL, from the coding sequence ATGACCCATCCCGAGCCTGCCGCCCCCGCCCAGCTTCCCCAGGCCATCGCCGTCCGCGAACTCAACGCCGATCTCGACACGCCCGTCACCGCGTACCTGAAAGTGGCGCAGGGCGAGGACGTCTCCTTCCTACTCGAAAGTGTGGAGGCGGGCGAGAAGCTGGGCCGCTACTCGTTCATCGGGGTGGGGGCGCAGGGACGGTTCGTGTACCGTGCGGGCGAGGCGCGCAGCAGCGGCGTGTTCGGGGACTTCGCCGGCCCCGAGGCCGACCCCCTGGCGCGGCTGTACGCCGTCACGAACCGCCGCGTGCCGCTGCCCCCCGGCCTGCCCGCCTTCGTGGGGGGTGCGGTGGGCTACGCGTCCTACGACATCGTCCGCGCCTACGAGAAGTTGCCCGACGCCAACCCCGACGAGCTGGACGTGCCCGACGCGCTGTTCATCGCGCCGCGCGGCATGGTGGTGTACGACCACCTCAAGCACCGTCTGATCGCCGTGGCGACCGCTGCCACACAGCAGAGCGCCGACATAGAGGTCGAGGCCCTGAGCGCGCGGCTGCGCGGCCCGCTGCCTGGGGACGTGCCGGGCCGCACGCCGACCGCCGCGCCGCAGTTTTCCAGCAACCACACCCCGGAGGCCTACATGGACGTGGTGCGCCGGGGTCTGGAGTACATCCGCGCCGGGGACATCTTCCAGTTCGTGCCGTCGCAGCGCTTCAGCGCCGACCTGGGCGACCTCCATCCCTTCGCGCTGTACCGGGCGCTGCGCCGCGTGAACCCCAGTCCGTACCTGGGCTACCTCCAGCTGGGGGACGCGCAGGAGGGCGGCGTGACGCTGGTGGCGAGCAGTCCCGAGAGCCTGCTGCGCAGCGACGGCCACACGGTCATCACCAAGCCGATTGCCGGGACCCGTCCGCGCGGCGCGACCCAGGAGGCCGACGACGCCCTGGCGGCCGAGCTGCTCGCCGATGAGAAGGAGCGCGCCGAGCACCTCATGCTGGTCGACCTGGGCCGCAACGACCTGGGCCGCGTGAGCCGTTTCGGATCGGTACGGGTCGAGAACGCCTTTTCCATCGAGCGCTACAGCCACGTCATGCACATCGTCTCGGGCGTGACGGGCGAGCTGCGCGAAGGCCAGACGCCGCTGCACGCCCTGGCCTCGGTGCTGCCGATGGGCACCGTGTCGGGGGCGCCCAAGATCCGCGCGATGGAGATCATCGACGAGATGGAGCCGGTGCGCCGGGGGCCGTACGGGGGCAGTTTCGGCTACATCGCCTTCGACGGCAGCATGGACATGGCCCTGACCCTGCGGACCATGGTCATCGCCCGGGGCCGCGTGCACATCCAGGCTGGGGCGGGTGTGGTGGCCGACAGCGATCCGGCCGCCGAGGAGCAGGAAACGCGGAGCAAGGCCGCCGCGCTCATGCGGGCGGTCGAGCTGGCGGCGGGGGGGCTGTGA
- a CDS encoding aminodeoxychorismate/anthranilate synthase component II: MTASPSVPELQPQALRLLLIDNYDSFTYNLVQYFGELGCELTVWRNDGFTLDEARALNPDAIVVSPGPCTPAEAGLSVGVIRELGPQYPTLGVCLGHQSIGEAFGARVGRAAQPVHGKTSPVRHGGQGLFAGLADGVTVTRYHSLVVRDLPPELEATAWTTDPEEEIVMALRHREHPIYGVQFHPESIATEGGMDMLRNFLEIVRQRQAAHA, encoded by the coding sequence ATGACTGCATCCCCATCCGTCCCAGAGCTTCAGCCCCAGGCCCTGCGCCTGTTGCTGATCGACAACTACGATTCCTTCACCTACAACCTCGTGCAGTATTTCGGCGAACTGGGCTGCGAGCTGACGGTCTGGCGCAACGACGGCTTCACACTGGACGAGGCGCGCGCCCTGAATCCCGACGCCATCGTGGTGTCACCCGGTCCCTGCACCCCGGCCGAGGCGGGCCTGAGCGTGGGGGTCATCCGCGAACTGGGACCGCAGTACCCGACGCTGGGCGTGTGCCTGGGCCACCAGAGCATCGGCGAGGCCTTCGGCGCGCGGGTGGGCCGCGCCGCGCAACCGGTCCACGGCAAGACCAGCCCGGTGCGTCACGGCGGCCAGGGCCTCTTCGCCGGATTGGCTGATGGTGTGACCGTCACCCGTTACCACTCGCTCGTCGTGCGCGACCTGCCCCCAGAGCTGGAGGCGACGGCCTGGACCACCGACCCCGAAGAGGAGATCGTGATGGCGCTGCGCCACCGCGAGCACCCCATCTATGGCGTGCAGTTCCATCCTGAGAGCATCGCCACCGAGGGCGGCATGGACATGTTGCGCAACTTTCTGGAGATCGTGCGGCAGCGTCAGGCGGCCCACGCATGA